The sequence TATCTCAACATTTATATAGTTGGTTAGGATCAATCCAAACCattcaaattcaaatataattCAAAGTGCCGACTATTCAACAACTTATTAGAAACGCGAGACAACCAATAGAAAATAGAACAAAATCTCCTGCTCTTAGAGGATGCCCTCAGCATAAAGGAGTACATAAGGTGGTAACATGATATCTTAAGCGGGTACCTTTTTTGGTCTGACAACATGGATAGATCCTTCTCAAATTCCGTATGCATCACTTCGAAGTACAATTTCTATTAGATTCATCAAAATTTCATGTATTGATTCTTCAATACCTATTATTACGGAATATTCATTTGATATATTGTGAAATTTAGCAGGTGTGATACATGTTCCTTCTACTTCTCCAAGTAAAAATCTTCTTATTGCGTTTCCTATTGTATTAGCTTGACCTTTGCGAAGTGGAGATAGAGTGAAATGACTATAATGAAAACGCTTATTCTCTGTTCTGGATTCAACGCACTTCAATTCTGGTATCTTTATTGAGACTGCTATTTCATTCTGATTCATAAtattatttcaaataaataatttaatcctTTCTTTCACTTTCAATTTATTCAATTCTTATACACGTCTCCTTTTGGGAGGTCTACATTCGTTATGTGGCATAGGAGTTACATCAAGTACATAACTTAATTGTATACCACTTTGAGCAATGGCTCGTAATGTTGTATCTCTCCCCAAACCAGAGCCACTTATCATACCTTCTGCTTCTTTCAGAAGACCTTGATTTACTAAGGTAAAATGAGTGATAGGACCAAATAAGCGGATGTGCCTTTCTTTGTAAAATACCTAATTCATTGGGTGTtttgtaaagtaattaattactttactttgTTTGATACAAAATAAATGGGACCAATTACCACATTGTATATTGATacatataaatgataaaatatatccgCTTCTCAATTCTATTTTTTGAAACTGTTCTATTAATAGATAGATGTTCACCTTTGAGAGAAAGGTATAATTCCATAGCATAATCTGTCTCTAATGCGAGAAAGTTACATAGTGTCTACTTTTTCTGATAAAGGGGTATTTTCATGGGTTTGCCTTGGTATCGTGTCCATACCGTCGTGTTGAATGATCCTGGCCGGTTAATCACTGTGCATATAATGCATACAGCTCTAGTTTCTGGATGGGCCGATTCGAAGGCTCTTTACGAATTAGCAGTTTTCGATCCATCCAATCCTATTCTTGATCCAATGTGGAGACAAGGTATGTTCATTATACCTTTTATGACTCGTTTAGGAATAAAGGATTCATGGGGTGGATGGAGTATAACCGGAGAAACTGGATCTAATCTAGGTATTTTGAGTTATGAAGGTGTGGCTGGGGCACATATTGTGTTTTCTGGCTTGTGCTTTTTAGGAGCTATCTAGCCTTGGGTATATTGGGATCTAGACGTATTTTGTGATTCTCGTACAGGAAAACCTTCTTTAGATTTGCCTAAGATTTTTGGAACTCATTTATTCCTCTCAGGAGCAGCTTGTTTCGGATTCAGAGCATTTCATGTAACGGGTTTGTATGGCCCTGGAATATGGGTGTCTGATCCTTATGGACTAACTGGAAAAATACAGCCCCGTTCTGACCCCACTTTTTCGGGGTCACCTTCTAACCTTGAACCGCAAACCAAAAAGACGGCTAACTTAGCCTACTCCATCCCTCAGGACCAACAAAGGGTAGTGCAGGAATATTAACCTGTTGTCCATCAACTACACCTTTCAGCCTAATTTTAGGCCCTGAATCACCCTCCATGGACGAACCTTGCAGAGGAATCCTTAGGTTTTCGGGGCATTGGATTCTCATCAATGTTTGCGTTACTCAAGCCGACATTCTCGCTTCCGCTTTGTCCACATCTACTTGCGCAGACACTTCCCTCTGAGGCGGAATGCTCCCCTATCGATGCATTTTTTATTACATCCCACAGCTTTGGTAGATCGCTTAGTCCCGATCATCTTCGGTGCAAGAGCGCTCGAGCAGTAAGCTATTACGCACTCTTTCAAGGATCACTGCTTCTAGGCGAACCTCCTGGCTGTCTTTGCACTCCTACCTCCATCATCACTCAGCGATCATTTAGGGGCCTTAGTTGGTGATCTAGGCTATTTCCCTCTTGATGATGAAGCTTATCCCCCATCGTCTCACTGGCTGACCCTTGTTTATCTATAGTATTTAGATTTTGTCTCCATTTGAgtaccaaatattgcagatggTTCCATGTGAGCAATCATATCTCCTACCTCAGCATGATCATCTGTGATCAGTATTTCATCGCAGAAACCTTGAATTTTCTCTTTGAACCATTTCGCATCATGTTTGCAATAAGTACCTACACAACTCACACGAATCCCCATTTCTCGAACAAGTATCTTAGTGATTGAAGCAGCGTGCATTGTATCACCAAAAACAACTGTTTCTTTGCTCGTCAAATTCTGACAATCAATAGATCTTGAAAACCAAGCAGCTTGGGAAACAAATCGAGTCTGTCCGTCAATATAAGGTTCATAATCCACTCTTGAAAATTTGGtatgtcaaaaatattaaatggcgTTTAAAAGACTATAGTCAATTTCACTCAATTGTAAAAACAATTTTGTACGAATttgaagtggatgatttccttttgAGAAAATAGATTGTTTTTAGTACAAGAAAAAAACTCTTACTTTGAATCTAAGTTAACTCCCCCTATTGGTTTcttttatgaatattttgaaaaaagagaacagCCGAGACTTCTTTACTTTCGATATTTAGCTGAATTTATTCAGCTAGGCCTAACTCATAGAATAGGCCTAATGAACTCTACATTAAATTCATTGTTTTTAGCAAAAATGTTGATCTTCGCTACTTTTTATCAGAAGATTAGTTCAATGCCAATTCACTCATCTTTATCTCTAGCTATATTGTTGAAGGTATTGCGAGACAACCAGAGGCGGAGGGTAAAATACGAGGCACCTTACTGCTAAGTTTAGCTTTTATGGAAGCTTTAACTATTTATGGATTAGTTGTAGCTCTGGCAGTTTTATTTGCTAATCCATTTGTTTGATCTCAGAGACCAAAATCCGTATTCTTCAGGATTTGAAAGACCCCCCTCTATCAATTTTCTTGTTCAGCCAACAGGGGAGGGGCTGATCCAAAATAGTGGACTTATACTTCACTTGTTTCAGTCAGAAAGATTTGTGACACTCGGAGAAGTAGATAGATAGaacaaagttttttttttcataattgtatCCTTACTTATCATTATGAGGGACCTAGGACTTACTAAGTACTCGAAATCTACTTATCCAAAATTTGAATAATAGTAGGATCGAGTCGGAGAAAAAACTTTGTAAAAGTATCCTTGTCTATGAGGGGAGGGCGTATGAAAAATATAACTGATTCTTTCATTTCCCTATCCTCTGTCGAGGGTTTCGGGTTAAATACCAATATTTTAGAAACAAATATAATAAATCTCAGTGTGGTGCTTGGTGTACTGATCTATTTCAGAAAGGGAGTGTATGCGAGTTGTATATTTGAATAATCTAGCTGGATCCAACCAACTACACTTTGTAGATAGAAAAGTTCATGATCTCAACGAATTACTTCTAAAAGGGAAAAAATATGGAAGAACTATAGCATTTTTTAATTGATTGGGAAATTTTATTACCAATCCCAACCAACAAGAGAAAATCTTTAGAATGGTTAAAGCTAAACTGCTTGAAGTCCAAGCACAACTGGGTACTCTTTCCACCGTTGTGCTAATATGAGAAGGGTTCAAAGGCATAGTTGGAGGTTGATCTGATATATAACATTCATATCAATGGAATTATTCAATCTATCTACTAAAAAATAGTCCTAATCTCCCATCCAATTTTTTGGGTTTAAATGCAGAATCGACGACCTACACAAAAgcgaatttattcaagaaaaagtaaTTAGGAAATAtgaatgaaaagaaaaaaagaagaaaaagaaaaaacaactttGTTGATAATAAAAAATCCCTTTTGGCAAAAGATCCCTTCGTAGATTTTGGTCTTTGATAGATTGATCTTATTTTTATACATAATATGAACAAAAAGGGCAGGCTCAGTAAAAAAAAAAGCTGAGCGGGAGAGCCGAATGAATCGAAAGGTTTGTGTTCGGTTTGGGAAGAGATTATCCATTCGTTCAACTTATGAATAGATAATCTACTTTCATTAAGTAATCTATTAGATAACCGTAAATAGAAAATATCAAGTACTATTCAGAGTTCTAAAGAACTATGTAAAGGAGCTTCTAATCAACTTGAGCAAGCCCAAGCTCACTTACGGGAAGTAGAAAGGTGAGTATGCGAAATTCGGGTAAATGGATATTCTCAAATACAACAAGAAAAAAATGATCTTATCAATGTTGCTTCTATTAATTTGAAAcaattagaaaatttaaagaatGAAACCATTCACTTGGAACAAGAAAGAGTAATTGAATTGGTTCAAAAACAAATTTCTTACCAAGTTGTCCAAAGAGCTCTAGGAACTCTAAATAGTCGTTTGAATAGCGAGTTACATTTACGTTTATGTATGATCGAGCATAATATCGACCTGCTCCTAGCCATGAAAAACATAATTGATTAACAGTATATATAATATAGTAGGTCTTCTTTTTCAAAAGAGAATTAACTAGTGTTAATGGTAACTATTCGACCTGATGAAATCCTTCATATACATCGGGGGTCCATTGATGAAAAGGAACTAGGGAAAGCTTGAATGCAATTCCTACCGTTATAGATAGAAGTGCAATCCAAATTCTTGGAGAGTTATACATTTGTGTATTTATAAGACCATTGGCTATTTCTTGAAGTTCAATCTCTCCTCCAGATAGACCATATAGCCAAGAAAGACCATAAGCAAGAATGGAAGAACTTGTTCCACCCATAAGTAAATATTTTATAATAGCCCCATTAGACCGTACATCTCTTTTGGTATATCCAAATAATAGATAAGAACATAGACTTAAACATTCTAAAGATACGAAGATAGTTGTTAAATCATTAGCACCACATAAAAACATTCTTCCTAGAGTAGCTGTTAATATGAACTAGTAAAAACTCTGTTACAGCCATTTTTGTACATTGAATGTATTCCACGGATAGAGGAATACATAAAGTGGAACATAATAAAATTAGAAAccgaaatattttattaaaattgttTGTTTGGAAATTACCAAAAAAATTGATTGTAGGTTCTTCTCTCCATTGAAATAGCAAAAAGGTTGTGCTTAGCACTAAACTTGTTAAAGAGATGAAATAAAACCAAGTTGTCTTTTTTTGATCAGAAATGAAGTTGATCACTAGAAGAAGGAATAGGCCGAAAATCAGGGTACATTCTGGAAAAATGGAACTTCCATAGAAGAGAAGCAAATGAAATTCTTTCATAAAAATGATTTAAAAGTATTAATTGAAAATGAGTTTTTCATTTTGTCCGGATCATAATTTAGTAACTTCAATGAATCTTCGAGCAACATtttctttcatttacatttctaTAAACCTAATGAATAAGATTGAATATTCATCCATAATCTCCTTATTATCATTTATCTACGatttatttttcattcttcttttcctttcgTTTTCATtccaataaaagaaaatttggataaaTTTTGTCAAAGTAAGTTTTCTTTTATTGGCCAAAATGCAACAAATCTGTGGATCTATTTATATAGTTAGTGGGTTAATGGTAATGTGCAAAAGCTTTATTGGATTCTGCCATTTTATGAATCTCCTCTTTCTTGCGTATAGCATTGCCTTTCTCTCTAGCAGCATCCATTATTTCGTAACTCAATTTGAAATGCATATTTCGACCAGAACATTTTCTGGATGATTCTAATAACCAACGAATAGCAATTAtttttccttctttgttttttatttcaatGGGAACTTGATAAGTGGATCCACTTACACATCTTGATTTTACTATCAATTTGGGAGTTAATTTGTGTATTGCTTGACGTAGAACAATTAGTGGATTTTTCTCTGTTTTTTGTTGAATCTTTTTTAGAGATTGATAAAAAATTTGATAAGCTAATGATTTTTTTCCATGTTTAAGAATACAATTAACGACCATGTTAACTAATCGATTATGATAAATCAGATCAAATTTCTCAATTTTCATTTCTACAGTACTTTGGCGTGACATGAGTGTGAAAAAGgttcattaatttatttaataaagactAATAATTACTTATTTCGGCTTTTTAACTCCATATTGTAGGGTGGATCTCTAAAGGTATCAAAGATCTCCCTCCAAACTGTACATACGACTTTCGTCGAATACGACTTTCCACATGATTCCATCTGCATATATAAGATATTCATTCTTATGCATTCGAATTATGTTTACTCATTCTCATATTGAATATCTGTTTCCTTTCTTTTGCTATGATTAGAAATCTTGTATTTTCTATATCTATACGATTAAGTCCTTAGGTTTAAAAAAAGAGTTAAAAAAAAGAAGGTGTTTTAAATTGATGCTATTTGAATTGAACCTGTTCCAAAAAGGTCAAGACATTTCCAATTTATATGTTAACACACACTACAGTAAGGGAAAACTTATGAAATGAATTCAATACAATATTAAACCTTAGACATATAATATCCTTACAAATTAGTTTGTTTTAACCTC is a genomic window of Cryptomeria japonica chromosome 7, Sugi_1.0, whole genome shotgun sequence containing:
- the LOC131036313 gene encoding photosystem II CP47 reaction center protein-like; its protein translation is MGLPWYRVHTVVLNDPGRLITVHIMHTALVSGWADSKALYELAVFDPSNPILDPMWRQGMFIIPFMTRLGIKDSWGGWSITGETGSNLGKPSLDLPKIFGTHLFLSGAACFGFRAFHVTGLYGPGIWVSDPYGLTGKIQPRSDPTFSGSPSNLEPQTKKTANLAYSIPQDQQRVVQEY
- the LOC131036307 gene encoding small ribosomal subunit protein uS7c-like translates to MSRQSTVEMKIEKFDLIYHNRLVNMVVNCILKHGKKSLAYQIFYQSLKKIQQKTEKNPLIVLRQAIHKLTPKLIVKSRCVSGSTYQVPIEIKNKEGKIIAIRWLLESSRKCSGRNMHFKLSYEIMDAAREKGNAIRKKEEIHKMAESNKAFAHYH